TATTAGTAATTGCTGCTAAATAAGTATTGCATCCGGTTGCTGTAACAATTCCAATGGCAAACCCTGATACCACCGTTGAACCCATTAAACAAATGTTGGGTATTTTTAATAAACTACTCTCAATATTATCATTATTATAATACTCTTTTTTAACTGGTCAGTTATTACCAGTAATATTAGCTTGGTTAACATATAAGTCGTGACTAATTAAAATTCGTAAATCTGAGGGAACAAAATCTCCTGTTTCTAAGAAAACTAAATCCCCTGGCACAATATCAGTTAAATTAATGACTGTCATTTTTTGGATTAATTCAGGAATGTCAATTTCGTTAATTTGCAAAATTTGATTGTTGGCGTTACGAATTACTTTGGCAGTACTTTGCGGAAGCTGACCAATTTTTTTAGTAATCAAATTTCTACGAATTACTTTGGTAAAACTGATCATTCCACTAATAATTAAAATCATACTAAATAAAATTGGTCCTACCAAAAAATATGGGGAAAGAGTACGATTGGTAAAATAAACAACTAAATTACCAATAATTATTGCTCAAAAAATTAGTTTAAAAGGACCACAGAATGCATTTAAAAATTCTCATCCTCAGTGCATTTTATTGTTTGTTAAAATATTTTCCCCAAACTCAATTTTACGTTTCTGATATTCTTCTTTTGTTAATCCAAAACTAGCTAATTCT
The sequence above is drawn from the Spiroplasma eriocheiris genome and encodes:
- a CDS encoding P-type ATPase; the encoded protein is MTRVFRHERINIYLKEKFFNENKTKLIEYAKLDQPNLLNKLELASFGLTKEEYQKRKIEFGENILTNNKMHWGWEFLNAFCGPFKLIFWAIIIGNLVVYFTNRTLSPYFLVGPILFSMILIISGMISFTKVIRRNLITKKIGQLPQSTAKVIRNANNQILQINEIDIPELIQKMTVINLTDIVPGDLVFLETGDFVPSDLRILISHDLYVNQANITGNNWPVKKEYYNNDNIESSLLKIPNICLMGSTVVSGFAIGIVTATGCNTYLAAITNSIIEKHSFN